One window of the Bacteroidota bacterium genome contains the following:
- a CDS encoding AAC(3) family N-acetyltransferase has protein sequence MLKKLALKYAPEFVLEWAKQLKKNQRRKELELQKQGGNVISKQRLVADLIKIGIKKNDSVLVHSSLSKIGFVEGGPKTIVDALFDVVGKEGTILFPSFPAIGRNKTHLEEHPFFDINNTPSQMGAVTEYFRKLDGVYRSFHPTDAVCAKGPLAEFYTNSHFGQLTPYNEHSPFRKLCSKNGKILMLGTTLNGACTNLHTLEDAVEFRFPVYDGKIFEVDMVDMQGKTSQMKTKVHNPDYSAKRNCDALKPMFEKENVLVNEKIGEANSMLIDANKMLEVMIKNYNEKGVTMYTPYGN, from the coding sequence ATGCTTAAAAAATTAGCTCTTAAATATGCTCCCGAATTTGTTCTTGAATGGGCAAAACAGTTGAAGAAAAATCAGCGCAGGAAAGAATTGGAACTGCAGAAGCAAGGAGGAAATGTTATTTCTAAGCAAAGGTTGGTTGCTGATCTTATAAAAATTGGAATCAAAAAAAATGATTCTGTTTTGGTACACAGTAGCTTGAGTAAGATTGGTTTTGTTGAAGGAGGGCCCAAAACAATTGTGGATGCACTGTTTGATGTTGTAGGTAAAGAAGGCACAATTTTATTTCCTTCTTTCCCGGCAATCGGTCGCAACAAAACACATCTGGAAGAACATCCTTTTTTTGATATCAACAATACCCCTTCTCAGATGGGAGCAGTTACCGAATATTTTAGAAAATTGGACGGTGTCTATCGCAGTTTTCATCCAACAGATGCGGTGTGCGCAAAAGGCCCTTTGGCTGAATTTTATACGAATTCTCATTTCGGACAATTAACTCCTTACAATGAACATTCTCCTTTCAGAAAGTTATGCAGTAAGAATGGAAAAATATTAATGTTAGGAACCACTTTAAATGGCGCATGCACCAATCTTCATACCTTGGAAGATGCTGTGGAATTTAGATTCCCGGTATATGATGGAAAAATATTTGAGGTCGACATGGTGGATATGCAAGGGAAAACATCTCAGATGAAAACAAAAGTGCACAACCCTGATTATTCGGCAAAAAGAAATTGTGATGCATTGAAACCAATGTTTGAAAAGGAGAATGTGTTAGTAAACGAAAAAATTGGTGAGGCAAACAGTATGCTAATTGATGCGAATAAAATGCTGGAGGTGATGATTAAGAATTATAACGAAAAAGGAGTGACAATGTACACTCCGTATGGAAACTAA
- a CDS encoding GNAT family N-acetyltransferase: MEFCLQEGQTISSKAFELNEKKYQLLDLNVKHEILFKEYSDNAKRNIKKAIKAGLKIRPDIAPEKIVQLFKTTKGNELEVFSPQDYRTLIQLMDMCNDLKKGQSIAIYDGDKLCAAAFFMFSNNRFTFLKSGVTDDGKAKGAMHLLFDYFIKENSGKKYQLDFGGSSVENVARFYKNFGAKDCVYLQVKRNNLPALVKWVKSLKK; this comes from the coding sequence ATGGAGTTTTGTTTGCAGGAAGGCCAAACAATTTCATCCAAAGCATTTGAGCTCAACGAAAAGAAATATCAGTTGTTGGATTTAAATGTGAAGCACGAAATTTTGTTTAAAGAGTATTCTGACAATGCCAAACGAAACATCAAAAAAGCAATAAAAGCCGGTTTGAAAATTCGCCCGGATATCGCACCTGAAAAAATTGTACAATTATTCAAAACAACAAAAGGAAACGAATTGGAGGTTTTTAGTCCGCAAGACTATAGAACCTTGATTCAGTTGATGGATATGTGCAATGACCTCAAAAAAGGACAATCGATTGCCATTTATGATGGAGATAAGTTGTGTGCAGCAGCCTTTTTTATGTTTTCGAACAATCGATTTACATTTTTGAAAAGTGGGGTGACAGACGATGGCAAGGCAAAAGGGGCAATGCATTTGCTTTTCGACTACTTCATCAAGGAAAACTCGGGTAAAAAGTATCAGCTTGATTTTGGTGGCTCTTCCGTAGAGAATGTGGCACGTTTTTACAAAAATTTCGGAGCGAAAGATTGCGTATATTTGCAGGTGAAACGCAACAATTTACCCGCGTTGGTAAAATGGGTTAAATCTTTAAAAAAATAG
- the upp gene encoding uracil phosphoribosyltransferase, producing the protein MVHIIGANNSVFNQFISEIRDVNVQGDSMRFRRNMERMGEIMAYEISKTLNYEVQEFTTPLGIANVSVLKEQPVIATILRAGLPLHIGILNYFDKGENAFISAYRKHHKDGSFDIQVEYMASPDLNAKTLILCDPMLASGSSMVLAYQALLKRGVPFHTHIVSVIASTEGLEYVKKHLPANVTLWVGAVDEELTAQSYIVPGLGDAGDLSFGVKI; encoded by the coding sequence ATGGTACATATCATTGGAGCAAACAATTCTGTTTTTAATCAGTTTATTTCAGAAATACGTGATGTAAACGTGCAAGGCGATAGTATGCGTTTTCGTAGAAATATGGAGCGTATGGGTGAGATTATGGCATATGAAATTAGCAAAACATTAAATTACGAAGTACAAGAATTCACAACGCCACTTGGTATCGCAAATGTATCGGTGCTGAAAGAACAGCCTGTGATTGCAACAATTTTGCGTGCAGGATTACCATTGCATATTGGTATTTTAAACTATTTTGATAAAGGTGAAAATGCGTTTATTTCAGCCTATCGTAAACATCATAAAGATGGGAGCTTTGATATTCAAGTAGAATACATGGCTTCGCCTGATTTGAATGCAAAAACATTAATTCTTTGTGATCCCATGTTAGCTTCAGGTTCATCCATGGTGTTGGCATATCAGGCCTTATTAAAAAGAGGAGTTCCGTTTCATACGCATATTGTTTCAGTCATTGCGAGTACAGAAGGATTGGAATATGTAAAAAAACATTTGCCTGCAAACGTTACATTGTGGGTAGGAGCGGTGGATGAAGAATTGACGGCACAATCGTATATCGTTCCCGGATTGGGCGATGCAGGTGATTTGTCTTTTGGTGTGAAAATTTAA
- a CDS encoding noncanonical pyrimidine nucleotidase, YjjG family, producing MPYDTIFFDLDHTLWDFNTNSNEALSEITSKYQLIDKGVTSFDHFMTEYFAINETLWEAYRKNTISKETLRYDRFHQALKKFDIDDFELATAIGNDYVNSAPYKTNLFPDAIEVLEYLNGKYTLHIITNGFEEVQHLKLKNSKIDHYFKDIITSERSGFKKPDERMFHFSLKETKANPDTSIMIGDSLEADILGAKNVGINQVYFNPDEHKHSEEITHEIKGLKELIGIL from the coding sequence ATGCCATACGATACTATATTCTTTGATTTGGATCATACGCTTTGGGACTTTAATACCAATTCGAATGAAGCACTTTCAGAAATCACATCAAAGTATCAGCTGATTGATAAAGGTGTAACCTCATTTGATCATTTCATGACAGAGTATTTCGCAATCAACGAAACGTTATGGGAAGCCTATCGCAAAAATACCATCTCTAAAGAAACATTGCGCTACGATCGTTTTCATCAAGCATTAAAGAAGTTTGATATTGATGATTTCGAATTGGCTACTGCCATCGGAAACGATTATGTAAACAGTGCTCCTTATAAAACCAATCTTTTCCCCGATGCAATAGAAGTATTGGAATATCTCAACGGGAAATATACATTGCATATCATTACAAATGGTTTTGAAGAAGTTCAGCACCTGAAACTGAAGAATTCCAAAATAGATCATTATTTTAAAGATATAATAACTTCTGAACGCTCAGGTTTTAAAAAACCTGATGAGCGGATGTTTCATTTTTCGTTGAAAGAAACCAAAGCGAACCCTGATACTAGTATCATGATTGGCGATAGTTTAGAGGCCGATATTTTAGGTGCAAAAAATGTGGGAATAAACCAGGTGTATTTTAATCCTGATGAACATAAACATTCCGAAGAGATAACACACGAAATAAAAGGCTTAAAAGAATTGATTGGAATATTGTAA
- a CDS encoding phosphatidylserine decarboxylase family protein, giving the protein MKFHKEGIPSLIITLIVCGVINFLTHYFCGAYAIVLWLGYALSAFLLITILQFFRNPKRTITINDNNIVAPADGKVVVIEEVVETEYFNDKRLQISIFMSPINVHINRYPINGIVKYSKYHPGLFLVAWHPKSSTDNERTTIVVKHKNGQEILFRQIAGAMARRIVNYSKENDTAAQGSEFGFIKFGSRVDLFLPLTVKVKVSLEQKVTGPETVIATFE; this is encoded by the coding sequence ATGAAATTTCACAAAGAAGGTATCCCATCACTCATTATCACACTCATTGTTTGTGGGGTAATTAATTTTCTGACACATTATTTTTGTGGAGCTTATGCGATTGTCCTTTGGTTGGGATATGCCCTATCTGCTTTTCTATTAATTACAATTTTACAATTTTTCAGAAATCCAAAGCGCACCATCACCATCAACGACAACAACATTGTTGCACCAGCTGACGGAAAAGTGGTGGTGATTGAGGAAGTAGTGGAAACCGAATACTTCAATGACAAACGTCTACAGATTTCGATTTTTATGTCACCCATCAATGTGCATATCAATCGTTATCCGATTAACGGTATTGTAAAATACTCAAAATATCATCCGGGATTATTTTTGGTTGCGTGGCATCCGAAATCATCCACTGACAATGAGCGGACAACCATTGTGGTAAAACATAAAAACGGACAAGAAATCCTATTCCGTCAAATTGCCGGAGCAATGGCAAGAAGAATTGTAAATTATTCCAAAGAAAACGATACCGCAGCTCAAGGAAGCGAATTCGGCTTCATCAAGTTCGGCTCCAGAGTCGATTTGTTCTTACCGCTAACTGTAAAAGTAAAAGTGAGTTTAGAGCAAAAGGTTACCGGACCCGAGACGGTGATTGCTACATTTGAATAA
- the yidC gene encoding membrane protein insertase YidC, producing MDKKSITGLLLIGAILIGWMVLSQPSAEELAKRREAIVADSIAQFKTNENIKSQTVAKVEKPAVVAGIPVALLRDSTGKVNDSVQNLLKKQVYGGFADASSGDSKTIVLENEVMKVSISPKGGRISSVELKNYKTHDQKPLILFDADSSVQNLSIKAFGKDFTTDTLFFTPEGTAFNIKGTESKSIAMRLYAGDKGKYIEYVYSLTGNEYMMGFRINTVGMKEVISHNGSITMNWGMKTPMQESSHQNQQMASTIYYKYPNENVDRISESTYEKLPMEFPVKWVGFKQQFFTSVIIADNTFNKESEIETISQQGSKNYVKEYHASLSIPYAKPNESIGMRMYFGPNHFKTLKKYDLELEKQINLGWKIFGWLNRFLTIPIFNALDSLNLNYGIIILILTIILKILLLPIAYKTILSSAKMRVLKPEIDEINEKHKNDDPIKKQQATMALYKSAGVNPMAGCIPVLLQMPILIALFNFFPASIELRQQGFLWAHDLSTFDSVYNFGFNVPWYGDHVSLFALLMTASTLLYTWSNSQLMGTSNQMPGMKWMMYLMPILFLGFMNSYSAGLSWYYFLANMITFGQTWVIQKFVIDHEALHAKLQENKKKPVKQSKFQQKLEEMTKQRQEISKKK from the coding sequence ATGGATAAAAAATCGATTACCGGCTTATTACTTATTGGAGCAATATTAATTGGATGGATGGTATTAAGTCAGCCTTCTGCAGAAGAATTGGCTAAACGTAGAGAAGCAATTGTTGCGGACTCAATTGCGCAATTCAAAACCAACGAAAATATAAAAAGTCAAACCGTTGCAAAAGTTGAAAAACCAGCTGTTGTTGCCGGTATTCCGGTTGCATTGTTGAGAGACTCTACCGGGAAAGTAAACGATTCTGTTCAAAACCTTCTAAAAAAACAAGTATATGGCGGCTTTGCTGACGCTTCTTCTGGTGATTCGAAAACCATCGTTTTAGAAAATGAAGTAATGAAAGTTTCTATCTCTCCGAAAGGCGGTAGAATTTCCTCCGTAGAGTTAAAAAACTATAAAACACACGACCAAAAGCCACTTATTTTATTTGATGCAGATTCATCCGTTCAGAATTTAAGCATCAAAGCTTTTGGCAAAGACTTTACAACCGACACCTTATTTTTTACCCCGGAAGGAACTGCATTTAACATCAAAGGAACAGAAAGCAAAAGTATTGCAATGCGCTTGTATGCAGGCGACAAAGGAAAATACATTGAATATGTTTATTCCCTAACTGGAAATGAATACATGATGGGATTCCGCATCAATACCGTTGGAATGAAAGAAGTGATTTCTCACAATGGCAGCATTACCATGAATTGGGGAATGAAAACACCAATGCAGGAAAGCAGCCATCAAAATCAACAAATGGCTTCTACGATTTACTACAAATATCCAAATGAAAATGTGGATCGTATTAGTGAATCGACTTACGAGAAATTGCCAATGGAATTTCCGGTAAAGTGGGTTGGATTCAAACAACAATTCTTTACGTCAGTAATCATTGCCGACAATACTTTTAACAAAGAATCTGAAATTGAAACCATCTCACAACAAGGTTCAAAAAACTATGTAAAAGAATACCATGCATCGCTTTCTATACCGTATGCAAAACCAAACGAATCGATTGGTATGCGCATGTATTTTGGTCCGAACCATTTCAAAACATTGAAAAAATATGATTTGGAATTGGAGAAACAAATCAATTTAGGTTGGAAAATTTTTGGTTGGCTCAACCGATTCTTAACCATTCCTATTTTTAATGCATTGGATAGTTTAAACTTAAACTACGGTATCATCATTTTGATTTTAACAATCATTTTAAAAATCTTGTTATTGCCAATTGCATACAAAACGATTTTATCCTCTGCGAAGATGCGTGTGTTAAAACCGGAAATTGATGAAATCAATGAGAAACATAAAAATGATGATCCAATTAAAAAGCAACAAGCAACAATGGCCCTTTATAAATCAGCCGGAGTTAATCCAATGGCTGGTTGCATCCCTGTATTATTACAAATGCCGATTTTAATTGCATTGTTCAACTTCTTCCCTGCTTCTATCGAATTGCGTCAGCAAGGTTTCCTTTGGGCACATGATTTATCAACCTTCGACTCCGTTTACAATTTCGGATTTAATGTTCCATGGTATGGTGACCATGTGAGTTTATTCGCATTATTAATGACTGCTTCTACATTGTTATATACATGGAGTAACAGTCAATTGATGGGAACCAGCAATCAAATGCCAGGTATGAAATGGATGATGTACTTGATGCCGATTTTATTCTTAGGATTCATGAACAGTTATTCAGCCGGATTAAGCTGGTATTATTTCTTAGCGAACATGATTACATTCGGACAAACATGGGTAATTCAAAAATTTGTGATTGATCACGAAGCATTGCACGCGAAACTACAAGAGAATAAAAAGAAACCTGTAAAACAGTCGAAATTCCAACAAAAGTTGGAAGAAATGACCAAACAACGTCAAGAAATCAGTAAAAAGAAATAG
- a CDS encoding DUF4412 domain-containing protein, protein MSILKLITVIVTIVSFSLTTAAQSFEGVIEFKKSTTIDTTSYVYTIKDNMVRIDEIGSKSRKVEGSFLVDLDAKTMKFLNHDRKLYGDQNTPAAPVIKGTCTVKKGQNVKNLQGFKCVEYIVTNNEENTQITYYIADGKFSFFEKLLRQLNRKEKSAVYFLQIADIKNMFPMLSFQTDLAGKENSRLEVTKITKKEIDPAIFEIPKGYNKFEK, encoded by the coding sequence ATGTCTATCCTTAAATTAATCACCGTGATTGTAACGATTGTATCGTTTTCATTAACAACGGCTGCACAATCTTTCGAAGGGGTGATTGAATTCAAAAAATCTACAACTATCGATACTACCAGTTATGTTTACACAATTAAAGACAACATGGTGCGCATCGATGAAATCGGATCTAAATCACGCAAAGTGGAAGGTTCTTTTTTAGTGGATTTGGATGCAAAAACAATGAAATTTTTAAATCACGACAGAAAACTATACGGTGATCAAAATACACCTGCAGCTCCTGTAATTAAAGGAACATGCACTGTAAAAAAAGGACAAAATGTAAAAAACTTGCAAGGGTTTAAATGCGTGGAGTACATAGTTACAAACAATGAAGAAAACACACAAATCACTTACTACATTGCAGATGGTAAATTTTCTTTCTTTGAAAAATTATTACGTCAATTAAACCGTAAAGAAAAATCAGCGGTATATTTTTTACAAATTGCTGATATCAAAAACATGTTCCCAATGCTTTCTTTCCAAACAGATTTAGCAGGAAAAGAGAATAGCCGATTAGAGGTTACAAAAATCACAAAAAAGGAAATTGACCCAGCCATTTTTGAAATCCCGAAAGGATATAACAAATTCGAAAAATAG
- a CDS encoding YraN family protein — MAEHNITGQKGEQMAADFLEKNGYKILETNWRFMNLEADIIAEKSKILVIAEVKTRKSNYFGEPESFVTKQKQKNLIKTANAYIERKQLDLEVRFDIISVVLNDHTSIKHIEDAFYPML, encoded by the coding sequence ATGGCAGAACACAACATTACCGGGCAAAAAGGCGAGCAAATGGCTGCTGATTTTTTAGAAAAAAATGGATATAAAATCCTGGAAACCAACTGGCGTTTTATGAATTTAGAGGCCGATATTATCGCTGAAAAATCAAAAATCTTGGTGATTGCCGAAGTGAAAACAAGGAAGAGCAATTATTTTGGAGAACCGGAGAGCTTCGTTACAAAACAAAAGCAAAAGAATTTAATCAAAACAGCCAATGCGTATATTGAACGGAAACAATTGGATTTGGAGGTGCGTTTTGATATTATTTCTGTTGTTTTAAATGATCATACATCTATTAAGCACATTGAAGATGCTTTTTATCCGATGTTATAG
- a CDS encoding rRNA pseudouridine synthase, which translates to MAKEFKRKTGKDLKGKRPFGSQKEGGEERKSTSESKSFPSKDRKDKRDSKPAFERFRDESRPSDFGTSKPKSDGRSGDFKKRKPAEDGRFNKKEFTKKDDSFDSKKTERSAKPFNKKPFSKESGPIKKSVQANPYDLDEKDFEYDKPKTTSSGEKGKGFLRGVPSGKGRGYEKKPYVKKTWTNKPAPAKKSREEDDGSMRLNKYIANAGICSRREADDLISSGVVQVNGKTITEMGYRVKPTDIIKYGGQTLKKERLVYLILNKPKDYITTADDPQKRRTVLELIAGACKERIYPVGRLDRATTGLLMFTNDGDLTKKLTHPKYGVRKIYHVELDKPLKRADMDKIIEGLELEDGPIKVDEISYVANGVDKTQVGVEIHSGKNRIVRRIFEHMGYNVRKLDRVMFGSLTKKDMARGRWRFLTDAEVGMLKMISTEKE; encoded by the coding sequence ATGGCAAAGGAATTCAAGCGTAAAACTGGTAAAGATTTAAAAGGAAAACGTCCGTTCGGATCTCAGAAAGAGGGTGGAGAAGAAAGAAAATCTACTTCTGAATCAAAATCATTCCCCTCAAAGGATAGAAAAGACAAACGCGACTCAAAACCTGCCTTTGAACGTTTTCGTGACGAATCCCGTCCTTCAGATTTTGGAACTTCTAAGCCAAAAAGCGATGGTCGCAGTGGTGACTTCAAAAAAAGAAAACCAGCAGAAGATGGTCGTTTCAATAAGAAAGAATTCACTAAAAAAGACGACTCTTTCGATAGCAAAAAAACAGAGCGTAGTGCCAAACCGTTTAATAAAAAGCCATTTTCAAAAGAATCCGGACCGATAAAAAAATCCGTTCAGGCAAATCCTTACGATTTGGATGAAAAAGATTTTGAGTACGACAAACCGAAAACCACCTCTAGTGGAGAAAAAGGAAAAGGATTTCTCCGTGGAGTTCCTTCGGGAAAAGGCAGAGGGTATGAGAAAAAGCCATATGTAAAGAAAACCTGGACCAACAAACCTGCACCGGCAAAAAAATCACGCGAAGAAGATGATGGCAGCATGCGATTGAACAAATACATTGCGAATGCAGGTATTTGCTCTAGAAGAGAAGCAGATGATTTGATTTCATCAGGAGTTGTTCAAGTAAATGGTAAAACCATTACTGAAATGGGCTACCGTGTGAAACCAACAGATATTATTAAGTATGGCGGACAAACACTAAAAAAGGAACGTCTGGTATACCTGATTTTAAATAAACCCAAAGATTATATCACCACTGCTGATGATCCTCAAAAACGAAGAACTGTTTTAGAACTCATTGCAGGTGCTTGTAAAGAACGTATTTATCCGGTTGGACGATTAGACCGAGCAACAACAGGTTTGTTAATGTTTACAAATGATGGTGATTTAACAAAAAAATTAACCCACCCGAAATACGGTGTTCGTAAAATTTACCACGTAGAATTGGATAAACCCTTGAAGCGTGCCGATATGGATAAAATCATTGAGGGATTAGAGCTTGAGGATGGCCCAATTAAAGTAGATGAAATCTCTTATGTTGCCAATGGTGTTGATAAAACACAGGTTGGAGTAGAAATCCACTCCGGTAAAAACCGAATTGTAAGAAGAATCTTCGAACACATGGGCTACAACGTGCGTAAATTGGATCGTGTGATGTTTGGGTCATTAACCAAAAAAGACATGGCTCGCGGTCGATGGAGATTTCTTACCGATGCTGAAGTGGGGATGTTGAAGATGATTAGCACCGAAAAAGAATAA
- a CDS encoding AsmA-like C-terminal region-containing protein, producing MENENQLNSPEQQPKKTPRFFRFLKRFILFVFTLLLLIIGGGFLVGYLYQDEVKEYVIGELNKQLNTEIIVDGKDIDFTVIKNFPYASVDFKNVKALEAIVRENEAPRKKDTLFSAGTISLQFNILDIFKKNYRVRKMELEDVDLKVRIDKFGNDNYHFWKESTDTSSTSFAFSLEEIVLKNIQVSFKNAKAKQNIDFKIEQSHLSGNFSDEKYALQTTSDLFVNVIKADSTNFIRKKNVHLELDLSVDNSVPSYKIKTGKIQIENLLFEIVGNVVNSNNDPILNLGVKGKDMDIKSVLSLIPNKYKGVINDYESDGEFYFDATIQGVFSGKQMPQITADFGIKNADITQVKENIQLRNVNVKGHYFNGIKNANEPSLLTLIPFSATIDQGTLSGELSIKNLANPSFSGKVNANLDLANVQKFMKIDTIESLTGNVFVDAVFSGDEKNISSGNYENITTTGDLKIKDMNVRLKNYTLDFSGINGDFKFDNNDLAVNTFSGKIASSDFELKGFFRNIIGFMLKENQSIAIEATLKSENINLNELLSNKEDSGKSSKYKLRFSELLDVNLNSEIQHLVFRKFDATNIHGVIKLKDQKMVVDPIVLSTMNGTITTSGLIDGTDSTKLLITCFSDVNRINITKMFEGFENFGQTAVTDKNLKGVATAKIQFASMLSPDLKMDLDKLYAGVEMIIENGEMNNVEAMKSLSRFIELKDLENVRFSTLKNQIEIKNQIITIPKMEVKSNAINIVASGTHTFKNEINYRVKLSLNELLSKKAKNAKRENDEFGEVADDGLGRTNIFLLMTGTVEHPTIKYDSKSAIKNVQQDLKVEKQTLKTILKEEFGLFKKDSTLNHKTPKEDTKFIIKWDEADNGGIEEKKELKKPKKPEEEDF from the coding sequence ATGGAAAACGAAAATCAATTAAATAGTCCGGAACAACAGCCGAAAAAAACACCTCGTTTTTTTCGTTTTCTAAAGCGATTCATTCTGTTTGTTTTCACACTTCTTCTGTTAATCATCGGTGGTGGTTTCCTGGTTGGTTACCTTTATCAGGATGAGGTGAAGGAATATGTTATTGGTGAACTGAACAAACAATTAAATACCGAAATCATTGTTGATGGAAAAGACATCGACTTTACGGTAATTAAAAATTTCCCGTATGCCTCTGTTGATTTTAAAAATGTAAAAGCGTTAGAAGCAATCGTGCGTGAAAATGAAGCGCCAAGAAAAAAAGATACACTTTTCTCAGCAGGAACCATTTCACTTCAATTTAATATCCTTGATATCTTCAAAAAAAATTACCGTGTCAGAAAGATGGAGTTGGAAGATGTTGACTTGAAAGTTCGAATCGATAAGTTCGGTAACGATAATTATCACTTTTGGAAAGAATCCACTGATACTTCCTCGACTTCTTTTGCATTTTCCTTAGAAGAAATAGTCCTAAAAAATATTCAAGTTTCATTTAAAAATGCGAAAGCAAAACAGAATATTGATTTTAAGATTGAACAAAGTCATTTGTCGGGCAATTTTTCAGATGAAAAATATGCTTTGCAAACTACCAGTGATTTGTTTGTGAATGTAATAAAGGCAGATAGTACAAACTTTATTCGCAAAAAAAATGTCCATCTGGAACTTGATTTGAGTGTTGATAATTCAGTGCCCTCCTACAAGATTAAAACAGGAAAAATTCAAATCGAAAACCTCCTTTTTGAAATTGTTGGAAATGTTGTAAACAGCAATAATGATCCGATTCTGAATTTGGGAGTAAAAGGGAAAGATATGGATATAAAATCTGTTTTATCCTTAATACCTAATAAATATAAAGGCGTTATTAATGATTATGAGAGTGATGGCGAGTTTTATTTTGATGCAACCATTCAAGGTGTTTTCTCAGGAAAACAAATGCCTCAAATTACAGCAGATTTTGGAATTAAAAATGCAGACATCACGCAAGTGAAAGAGAACATCCAACTTCGCAATGTAAATGTAAAAGGTCATTATTTTAACGGAATTAAAAATGCAAACGAACCATCCTTGCTCACATTGATTCCTTTTTCAGCGACTATTGATCAAGGAACGCTGTCGGGTGAATTGTCGATAAAAAACTTGGCAAATCCTTCGTTTTCCGGAAAAGTGAATGCAAATCTGGATTTGGCAAATGTTCAGAAATTTATGAAGATCGATACGATTGAATCACTTACCGGGAATGTTTTTGTGGATGCTGTTTTTAGTGGTGATGAAAAAAATATCAGCTCCGGGAATTATGAAAATATTACTACAACCGGTGATTTGAAAATCAAAGATATGAATGTGCGATTAAAGAACTACACATTGGACTTTTCCGGAATTAATGGTGATTTTAAGTTTGATAATAATGATTTGGCGGTCAATACGTTCTCAGGAAAAATTGCCAGCAGCGATTTTGAATTAAAAGGTTTTTTTAGAAACATTATTGGTTTTATGTTGAAAGAAAATCAAAGTATCGCGATTGAAGCTACCTTGAAATCGGAAAATATTAATTTGAATGAATTGTTGTCCAATAAAGAAGATTCGGGAAAATCTAGCAAATATAAATTGCGATTTTCGGAATTACTGGATGTGAATTTAAATAGTGAAATACAACATTTGGTTTTCAGAAAATTTGATGCAACCAATATTCATGGGGTTATCAAATTGAAAGATCAAAAAATGGTAGTAGACCCAATTGTGCTTTCAACAATGAATGGGACAATCACTACAAGCGGTTTAATTGATGGCACAGATAGTACAAAGCTGCTTATTACCTGTTTCTCGGATGTGAATCGAATAAACATTACCAAAATGTTTGAAGGGTTTGAAAACTTTGGACAAACAGCTGTGACGGATAAAAATTTAAAAGGCGTAGCAACGGCTAAAATTCAATTTGCTTCGATGCTTAGTCCGGATTTGAAAATGGATTTAGATAAATTGTATGCAGGAGTAGAAATGATTATCGAAAATGGAGAAATGAACAATGTGGAGGCAATGAAAAGTTTATCGCGATTTATTGAATTGAAAGATTTGGAAAATGTACGTTTCTCAACCTTAAAAAATCAAATAGAAATAAAAAATCAAATCATAACCATTCCGAAAATGGAAGTAAAATCCAATGCAATAAATATTGTTGCATCCGGAACACATACATTTAAAAATGAAATCAATTATCGAGTAAAATTATCACTCAATGAATTGCTTTCAAAGAAAGCAAAAAATGCTAAAAGGGAAAATGATGAATTTGGTGAAGTGGCAGATGATGGATTAGGACGAACCAATATCTTTTTATTAATGACAGGAACGGTTGAGCATCCAACCATTAAGTATGATTCGAAAAGCGCCATTAAAAATGTGCAGCAGGATTTGAAAGTAGAGAAGCAAACACTCAAAACAATTTTAAAGGAAGAATTCGGTTTGTTCAAAAAAGATTCCACTTTGAATCATAAAACTCCAAAGGAGGATACCAAATTCATAATTAAGTGGGACGAAGCAGATAATGGCGGTATAGAGGAAAAAAAGGAGCTGAAAAAGCCTAAAAAACCGGAAGAAGAAGATTTTTAA